The genomic stretch tattatttgatatggtTTTGGACGGTATAATTTTGTTATCATTGTACTAgaaattatttacaaaaattgataattttgtctCTTGTCTGTTTTCTTGAATATGGGGTCTTCTTTTTTGTGATTCTCGCCTGTTTGGTGCTTTGCCTCAATGAAATAGAGTTTGATAACAGGAAGGATGCCAGGATTTTACCTTATCTCCCCAGTTGCCACTTTGAATCAATTAGAGATTACATAGAGTATTATTACTGATTGGTAATTAGTGAATCAATACGATTAATGAGGGAGTACTTCATCACTAACAGTATGGTTTCTACCGGGTGATTAGAGACATGATCAACCGTGCCAGATTAACGTCAAGAATGTTGTGGGTCATGATAATGGTTTTGTTCTCCTTTACTGAGTTTTTTTCCCCCcttcataattattttcagGCTTCTTTCAAGGTTACTTTTTCCCTTTTTGATCCACAAGATCCCTCGTACTAATGGTAGTGGCTTCTGGATTCCAGTTATTCAAGTGTTTGGCAGCTTTAACCTTTTGTTATCAATTGTGGTAGGCTACAGATTTTCATatgtttcttttatgttttcagtGCTTTCATTAGTGAAGTCTGTTTTATGGGCATTTTTGCATTGCAACCCATATTAagctgtttttctctttttacgcAGATGTCTATCAATTTCCTGAAATTTGAAAAGAGTCACTGGTGGCAGTCTTGCTATGTTTGGGCAGGTTGCCCCCTTCTTTTGATTCTATTAACAACAGTCATGCTGTTTCCTCACTTTGTCATTCACATCTGCTTTTTTGAGTGAACGCATATTTCTTAATACAAACAAGATTCTCTGAAATATCTTCTGCTTTCAGTTTGGATTGAAGGTCCTCTTGGATTTGGTTTGCTACTGAGTTGCCGAATAGCCCAAGCTTTCCAACTGCATCATATATTTGTCAAGTAAGTCCAAAATGCAAATGTACTAATTGAAATTGGAGCGGTGGACTTTGTGAACCATCCATCGATAGCCATCTAGCTACACCTAATTGATCTAACCATTTGGCAACTAGTTCACTCTCTTATAATCTGCAGATTTCCACTGTCCTTATAGCATTATTGGTGGCACTGTTCTTTTAAGTGGGACAGTGGACTTGTTTCATTTTTCAGATTATATTTCTTAATCCCTGTGGCCTTTAGTTGTTTTCCCTATTCTATAATTATTTGGTATTGATATTGCAGGAGGCAATTACCACCAATtagatcttatttttttcttcctctgatTCTCTTGCCATGGGTTGCCGGAGCTGCATGTAAGTGTTCCTTGAACATCGATCATATTACATATTTGAAAGTCCTATTTGTCAGGTTCAACTTACTGCAAAGAGATTTAAGTGGCATTTGTTTTCCCTCTAAGAGCAGTATATTTCCAAATGAGGTCATTGATTGTTCTACTGTATACCCTCTGctgcaatttcttttttcttacaagAAGGCTGTCTTGTTATTTGTAGTCGTCCATGTGAAGAGACCTTTGAATAATCGGTGCCACCTGGGGACTCATTGGACCATTCCAGTCGTGTGCCTTCACACAATATATGTTGCTGCTCTGGTTGGATTCACATGGGCAATTCGGCATATAGAGTTCAGGTTTAATGAACTCAAAGACTTATGGCAGGGGATACTTGTTTCGTCTTTATCTATTGGTAAGACTTTTGTCTGAGACTCTTAGGTCTATGTAGTGCACTGTAATTGGGATTTCTTTTTCTACAAACTTGCATTTCTCCCTGCATAAGGCAAGAAGTCCCATAATCCGAGAACCAATCGCCTGGTGGAAATGAAAAGTCATTTGATGATGGACAATATTTTTGACATGATTAAGCTTGGTCATGATCTTTATGTTTTATCTGTTTTCCAAGGAACCAAATCCACCTATGGTATTTCATGGGTTGATATACCATAAGCTCATTTAGCTTTGTCTTGCTTCCTTGGGAAGGCCATTGTACACCCCAAAAGTTACATTTTCAAGTTTGCTTGTGTTAGCTCTCATAGGTATCACTGGCTCTTTACCAAGGGTCATAAACTTTCTAGAGCAATTTATTAAAACCAACATGGTGTCAGAATCTATTTGTTTAAAAAGCTCTTTTGTTCAAATCTCATGATCTATTGTGTCTTGTAGATGCAACAATATAAAACTCTACAGTTGCACTTAGATTCCTTGTTATGGTCCATGTGATAGTGGCCTGAATCTAATTCAAGATTAATGTGTAGGACCTGCATGTTTTTGGGTTGTCTGCTTGGCTTAGTCATGGGACTGAAAAGCAGTTACAAATTCGTTGGTTTCTTTTATGGGACTGCTACTGTTGAAGGTCTAGGTCTGCAAGAAGTACATAAAATCTGGAATGGATTATACAGGGCTTTAATGTAatgttaacaaaaataaatagatactGGATGAAAGGACCACACTAAAATTCAACCAGAATTGAAAATTGAGTAGTTGATATGTTATTCATATATGATAATGATTGAGTAATTGCTTGAACAATTCATCCAAAGGGTAATAAGACATTGAGATATTGGTCAAATTACCAACTAATTGTAAGCTGCTTGTCAAAGCAGTATATGGATGATCAGTTTGACCTCTCTCCATGgtctttccttttaatttctacTCTTTTCTACTTACAGGGATATGGTTTGCTGCTTATATTTCAAATGAAATTCGTGATGACATCTGGTGGCTCCAAGTTGCCTCCAGAATTTTGCTTTTGATAACAGTATGTTTCTGTTGTCTGGATCTTTCTCTATTTCTACTTACTGGTGGCATCACTGGTTGATTTGATTCAACTAGTTAGTTTTCTGCTTATGTGTATTGCTAACATTCCTCAGGTATGCTCCACAGGCAAGCGTACTGGTTCTGGTTTTCTTCTCTATATCAAGTTCACAGCCCTTGCTCTCACAAATTAGCTTGAGGAAAAGAGAACCTTTAGAATTTCAAACAATGGGTCAAGCTCTGGGTATACCTGATAGTGGACTGCTATTGCAAATAGATTCTGTTCCGGTCATAGATCCTAACGAACCACTCGACAAGCTTCTTCTCAACAAAAGATTCCGCCAGTCTTTTATGGCATTTGCTGACAGGTATTTTGTGATTCCTAATcaattagtgaaacctttttcTGGGGAAATGATTTAGATGTAGAGATTTATAACAAGAACATTTAGTTTCTGAGATTGTTTCATGTGCAAACTTAAATTCTCAATTCCCAGAAGCTTCATAATATTTCTTGAGCTAACTTAAATTTCTGATTCCCAAAAGCTTTTGCATCCCTAATAATGTTTTTCTGCAACTATTGAagcaatttgaagaaaaaaagaatttattttggcaaaaaaaaaaaaatctcgagTTGAAAATTTACTTtgtatatttttacttttcatctTAACTGCAGCTGCTTGGCGGGGGAGAGCGTGCATTTCTATAATGAAGTGCATGAACATGATAAAATTCCTGTAGATGACCCAGTAAGAAGGATCTACATGGCAAGACATATTATTGACAAGTATATTGTTGCAGGTTTGTGGTGCATATAGGAAATTTGTGCTAAGTTTCATCTATTACATTCATTTGCATGCATTCAGGAACTTAATTATTTCCGCTCAATCTTCACCAACAAAAACAACTTGGTGATATGGCCTCTTCTTGGATATCTTAGTTTAGAGGTGCCAATGATTTCAACCAATTTTGTTGATTGGGCAGCTGAGGAAgtcaaataaatgaaaaatggtTTTTACATGCTGCTTGCTGGCTCTAGACATGTTTATACATCCTTGCATATAAATAAAACTGGGAATCCAATGTCGGTATGTGCTCCTTTGCTAGTAACAATCCACATATCAGTGCACATTTCCCTTATTTGCAAATCAGAAACTAGAAAATCCCAATTACAGATGAGAGTCCACATTGTAACCCGATGTTCCAGTATATGTggtctttttaataaaaaaaagttggtgtCACGATGATGTACCctaggtttttttgtaaaaaagaaaaaataaaatgaaaaggaaaggaaataattCTTAGGAGTAGTGGCAAGGGAACAGCTCGGCTAGAGAAGCAAAAAATCAACTGGGATTTTGAGAGATGGTGTTCCTTTGGAATCCACCAAAAACTGt from Populus alba chromosome 8, ASM523922v2, whole genome shotgun sequence encodes the following:
- the LOC118053713 gene encoding regulator of G-protein signaling 1 isoform X1, producing the protein MMKEEVNGSRSCAVQGGCPSDYIAISIAILAFFLLLSRLLFPFLIHKIPRTNGSGFWIPVIQVFGSFNLLLSIVMSINFLKFEKSHWWQSCYVWAVWIEGPLGFGLLLSCRIAQAFQLHHIFVKRQLPPIRSYFFLPLILLPWVAGAAFVHVKRPLNNRCHLGTHWTIPVVCLHTIYVAALVGFTWAIRHIEFRFNELKDLWQGILVSSLSIGIWFAAYISNEIRDDIWWLQVASRILLLITASVLVLVFFSISSSQPLLSQISLRKREPLEFQTMGQALGIPDSGLLLQIDSVPVIDPNEPLDKLLLNKRFRQSFMAFADSCLAGESVHFYNEVHEHDKIPVDDPVRRIYMARHIIDKYIVAGASMEVNISYRTRQEILTTTNLAHPDLFNNALNELMQLMKTNLAKDYWSSMYFIKFKEANMRFNGHEQESMAGWNFSPRLSSVRGADDPFHQENVLKGFGCDNRDLDTQ
- the LOC118053713 gene encoding regulator of G-protein signaling 1 isoform X2, translating into MSINFLKFEKSHWWQSCYVWAVWIEGPLGFGLLLSCRIAQAFQLHHIFVKRQLPPIRSYFFLPLILLPWVAGAAFVHVKRPLNNRCHLGTHWTIPVVCLHTIYVAALVGFTWAIRHIEFRFNELKDLWQGILVSSLSIGIWFAAYISNEIRDDIWWLQVASRILLLITASVLVLVFFSISSSQPLLSQISLRKREPLEFQTMGQALGIPDSGLLLQIDSVPVIDPNEPLDKLLLNKRFRQSFMAFADSCLAGESVHFYNEVHEHDKIPVDDPVRRIYMARHIIDKYIVAGASMEVNISYRTRQEILTTTNLAHPDLFNNALNELMQLMKTNLAKDYWSSMYFIKFKEANMRFNGHEQESMAGWNFSPRLSSVRGADDPFHQENVLKGFGCDNRDLDTQ